A portion of the Streptomyces erythrochromogenes genome contains these proteins:
- a CDS encoding alpha/beta fold hydrolase has product MRSSPVSVDACPGCTWAAERSEGGGVSENWRRAGWAGAAIGVIAAGAAAGVAVERITVGRGMRRKARLALDAAGDYGSLRGTEGTCRAEDATELYYEVDELPEEGKRRRLRRKADPPATVVFCHGYCLAQDSWHFQRAALRGVVRAVYWDQRSHGRSARGLAQADGEPLTMEQLGRDLKAVIDATAPEGPLILVGHSMGGMTIMGFAEQYPDLVRDRVVGVALVGTSSGRLGEVTYGLPAAGMGAVRRILPGVLKALGSQVELVEKGRRATADLFAGMIKMYSFGSRDVDPGVARFAERLIEATPIDVVAEFYPAFQTHDKTAALQQFAGIPVTVVAGDKDMITPPGHSVAIKDVLPTAELVVLESTGHLMMLERPETVTRLLTELLARTGAVPVPVATNVGAHGRSTAGSTAQPGTRS; this is encoded by the coding sequence ATGAGATCGTCACCCGTATCGGTGGACGCGTGCCCCGGGTGTACCTGGGCGGCTGAGCGGAGTGAGGGCGGCGGCGTGAGCGAGAACTGGCGCAGGGCCGGCTGGGCCGGCGCCGCCATCGGCGTGATAGCCGCGGGTGCGGCGGCCGGTGTCGCGGTCGAGCGGATCACCGTCGGACGCGGCATGCGCAGGAAGGCCCGCCTGGCCCTCGACGCCGCAGGGGACTACGGCTCCCTGCGCGGCACCGAGGGCACCTGCCGGGCCGAGGACGCCACCGAGCTCTACTACGAGGTCGACGAACTCCCCGAGGAGGGCAAGCGGCGCCGGCTGCGGCGCAAGGCCGACCCCCCGGCCACCGTCGTCTTCTGCCACGGCTACTGCCTCGCCCAGGACTCCTGGCACTTCCAGCGGGCGGCCCTGCGCGGAGTGGTCCGCGCCGTCTACTGGGACCAGCGCAGCCACGGGCGCAGCGCGCGCGGCCTGGCCCAGGCGGACGGCGAACCGCTCACCATGGAGCAGCTCGGCCGGGACCTGAAGGCCGTCATCGACGCCACCGCCCCCGAGGGCCCGCTGATCCTGGTGGGTCACTCGATGGGCGGAATGACCATCATGGGATTCGCCGAGCAGTACCCGGACCTCGTGCGCGACCGCGTCGTCGGCGTGGCGCTGGTCGGAACCTCCAGCGGCCGCCTCGGCGAGGTGACGTACGGGCTGCCCGCCGCCGGCATGGGCGCCGTGCGCAGGATCCTGCCGGGCGTACTGAAGGCGCTCGGATCGCAGGTGGAACTGGTCGAGAAGGGCCGGCGGGCCACCGCGGACCTCTTCGCCGGCATGATCAAGATGTATTCGTTCGGCTCCAGGGACGTGGACCCGGGCGTCGCGCGCTTCGCGGAGCGGCTCATCGAGGCCACCCCGATCGACGTCGTCGCGGAGTTCTACCCGGCCTTCCAGACCCACGACAAGACCGCCGCGCTCCAGCAGTTCGCCGGCATCCCGGTCACCGTCGTCGCGGGGGACAAGGACATGATCACCCCGCCGGGGCACAGCGTGGCCATCAAGGACGTGCTGCCCACCGCCGAGCTCGTCGTCCTGGAGTCCACCGGGCACCTGATGATGCTGGAGCGCCCCGAGACCGTGACGCGGCTGCTGACCGAGCTGCTGGCCCGCACCGGGGCGGTGCCGGTCCCGGTAGCGACTAACGTTGGCGCGCATGGAAGAAGTACCGCTGGAAGCACAGCGCAGCCAGGCACCCGAAGCTGA